CACGGCAGTAGAATTCTTCAGGTTCAAAAGGCTGTCTGATATAATCATTAGCACCACTTTTCAAAAATTCAGCTGAAGATCCGGTTCCATCCTCACAAGAAAACCCAATAATAGGAAGATCGTCTTTGGAATAAATTTTCCTTACTTCTTTAATAGTGCTAGGTCCGTCCATCCCTGACATCTTATCACCAGTTATTAAAAGTCGGATATCATCGGTCTTAATAAGTTCTAACACTTCCTCTCCATCAGAAGCTTCAAAAACTTGAAAATTATTAACCAGAAGTAAATCGCGGCAAAGGGAGCGAGTAGAACTTGATTCATCTACAACTACTACTTTTCGAGAAGTATTTTTCCCAAGTCGATCCACCAGACTGACAACGTGCTGAATATCATCAAAGTTTACCTTCTGCACATAATCAACAATTCGTTTGGACCACATGGCAGCACGCAACTCTTCACTGATTTCTCCAGTGAAAACAATTGACGGAATTTCATATGAAACTACTAAATCAACAACCTCCCCATTGGGAGCATCAGGTAGGACAATATCGAGAAGGGCAACAAAAAATTCATCGCTCTTATGTTTTAGGTATTCCTCGGCACTGGCATAATCCCGAAACAGCATAATCTCGACATCTAATTTTGCTAAAATGCTTCTTTTAAGAATACCTGCAAAAGTAATACTATCTTCAACAATTAAAACTTTACTTGGCCGGGCAACACCGGATGACATACTATCTTGGGACATATACGCCTCAATATTTTTTGAAGACCAGTTGTGCTGTAATGCTTTTAACGACAACCCCACAACAAAGTATACCAACTATAACAAGTGGATAAAGTTGTATTCTAAGCACTTTATTAATGCCTTGAATAAAAACAGTCAATCCAAAGAAAATGTCAGACTAAGTCGGAACTCATACACACTAATCGAGATGCGCGGTAATAATACTTTCACAATCAACAACACACAGCTACCCTATGGACACAACCGCGACTCACGAGCCTGATATAACAGATCACAATTACCAAGCCCGCAGGCCCGTTGGGCATCCTGACAGCCAAGTTTCGTCTGCTTGGAATAAAAATAGACAATTCCACGATTGTAATAGCCATCAGCATTCTGGGGTTCCAACTCCAAAACACGGTTATACTCAACTAAGGCCTTATGATATTGCTTCCTTGCCAAATAAATATTTCCTCTATTTAAATAAGCACTTGCATACTCAGGATTTGCCTTGAGAGCATTATTTAAATCCTTCAACGCAGACTCCTCCTGCCCTAATTTACGATAGCAGATGGCGCGATTATAGTGTGCATCCGCATAGTTTGGGTCTGCTGCAATTGCCATGGTAAAATCTTCAATGCCTTTTTCAAATTTGTTCGCAAATGTATAAATCAACCCTCTATTATGATAGGCAATGCTTAATTCAGTATTGAATTCTATAGCCTTGGTATAATCATCTATAGCCCGCTGATGGTTACCCATATTGAAATAGGTCAAAGCACGATTCAAATACGCATTTTCATGCTTTGGATTTATTTCAATTACCCGGTCATAGTTTATAATTGCCTTTTCAAACATACCTCGCCTTGTATAGGCTGCTCCTCGATTATTGTATGCCTTTGTATTATCAGGATCCATATCAAGAACACGGTTAAAATCCTTCATAGCAAGATGGAATTTATCAAGATCATCATAAACACGACCACGACTATTATACGAATTAGTGGCGTTAGGATTGATTTCAATTGATTTTGTGAAGTCATCTATAGCGCGTTGACGTTGCCCCATATCATCGTATGCAACGCCACGGTTATGAAATGCATAGTAATTCTGAGGCACCAAATCGATAGCATGATCATAATCAGCTATAGCCTTTTCATACTGCCCAAGTTCAGCGTAAACCAACCCCCTATTGCTGTAGGTCAAAGAATTTTCAGGATTGATATCAATTGCTTCGCTTAGATAGGCAAGTGCTTTATGAGGATCTGTAAATTCCCCATCAACCCAAAGATTCTCGGCTTTTAAAATCCAGACTTCTGCATCCAAGGCCTTGCCTGCCTTTTTCAAATCTCGCCTTATATTCTCAGCTTCCTGTGGAGACTTCTTTAGTTTTATATTCTCTTTCTCCAATTGATCAATCTTGGCCAGCAGCTCCTTATTCTGTTCCTGCACCTTATTAAATTTATCCAGATGATCCCGATCAGCAAGAAGCTTCTCCACCCTTTTTTCCAATATGGTGGGATCAATCACAATTCTGACGACAGCTTCGATACAAAAAACATTGCCTTCCATGAATTGCCGTTCACTGATAACCTCAGTTTTAAGAACTCCAACAGCCAAGGCCATTATCTCATTCTGAGCAAGCTTGCCCTTCTTCACCATGGTCATAGTTTCAAGGTAGGTACCAGCCTCCTCCAAAGCATCACGTTTAGCCCTGCCTATAGCAAATTTGCGTGCCTGCTCAGGAGAGATTTCACCAGTCACGTACTGACGGACCGTCTTCCGGACTATGCTTTTTCCATCACTAATAATTGCCGGTTCAGATAAGGAAATTTCTTCTGACTGAACCTCCTGTTGAGCCACTTTATCCTTACTTATTTGGTCAACAGTAGATTCAACTGTTTTTGAAGGGACAGACTCTATATTCTGTTTACCCTGAGGGTGAGCACAGGCAGTTAGCAAGACCATGCTAGTTGCTAACATCATAAATAGAATTGCACGCGTATCCATAAGCCCCTCCAAGGATTACAGGAATAAAAGCACCCTATTTAGAATATAAACGACGAAAGCCTTGAATGCAAAAAATGAATATTTTTATTAACTCTTACTTCCCCTCATCAGGGATTCCAAACTTTGGTCCCGCTAGAAGCTCCCCTCGGGGAACCTCCGGAGGCCCTAAACGCATCCCCCAAAAAAAATCGCAAAACTCCCCGCACTTGGCAAGTGCGGGCTCTACCTCA
This sequence is a window from Marinifilum sp. JC120. Protein-coding genes within it:
- a CDS encoding response regulator, whose protein sequence is MSQDSMSSGVARPSKVLIVEDSITFAGILKRSILAKLDVEIMLFRDYASAEEYLKHKSDEFFVALLDIVLPDAPNGEVVDLVVSYEIPSIVFTGEISEELRAAMWSKRIVDYVQKVNFDDIQHVVSLVDRLGKNTSRKVVVVDESSSTRSLCRDLLLVNNFQVFEASDGEEVLELIKTDDIRLLITGDKMSGMDGPSTIKEVRKIYSKDDLPIIGFSCEDGTGSSAEFLKSGANDYIRQPFEPEEFYCRVNNTIDSAEYIKTIKRISDNDVLTDVFSRSALFKYGEKLFSQQKRSKSSLVAVMIDIDNIRACNETYGHLVGDEVIRFVAEILRDRFRKGDVVSRYGGDAFCILCADMKLEYVESVFMELAGNIAKNAFDIGEYKIKVTVSIGVNTIAANSLEEMISGAERLLQAAKMKGGGSLKCS
- a CDS encoding tetratricopeptide repeat protein, whose translation is MDTRAILFMMLATSMVLLTACAHPQGKQNIESVPSKTVESTVDQISKDKVAQQEVQSEEISLSEPAIISDGKSIVRKTVRQYVTGEISPEQARKFAIGRAKRDALEEAGTYLETMTMVKKGKLAQNEIMALAVGVLKTEVISERQFMEGNVFCIEAVVRIVIDPTILEKRVEKLLADRDHLDKFNKVQEQNKELLAKIDQLEKENIKLKKSPQEAENIRRDLKKAGKALDAEVWILKAENLWVDGEFTDPHKALAYLSEAIDINPENSLTYSNRGLVYAELGQYEKAIADYDHAIDLVPQNYYAFHNRGVAYDDMGQRQRAIDDFTKSIEINPNATNSYNSRGRVYDDLDKFHLAMKDFNRVLDMDPDNTKAYNNRGAAYTRRGMFEKAIINYDRVIEINPKHENAYLNRALTYFNMGNHQRAIDDYTKAIEFNTELSIAYHNRGLIYTFANKFEKGIEDFTMAIAADPNYADAHYNRAICYRKLGQEESALKDLNNALKANPEYASAYLNRGNIYLARKQYHKALVEYNRVLELEPQNADGYYNRGIVYFYSKQTKLGCQDAQRACGLGNCDLLYQARESRLCP